One Vitis vinifera cultivar Pinot Noir 40024 chromosome 15, ASM3070453v1 genomic window, AGATTAATTGTTGCCCAAAGCTGAAGGTATTACCTCAAATATGTACCCCAGATAAGATGGAGATTGGTGGGTCTAATTTACTGGAAGCTCTCTCAGCCCGAGATTACTCCCAACATCTTGAGCACTTGATCGTGGATGAATGCGAGGATGAAACACTGGTAGTGGGGGCAATACCAAGGAGGACTTCTCTAAACTCTTTGGTCATTTCAAACATCTCAAAGGCAACCTGTTTCCCCAAGTGGCCTCATCTTCCTGGTCTCAAGGCTTTGCACATCTGTCATTGGAAAGATCTGGTAACTTTATCCCAAGAAGCATCACCATTCCAAGATTTGACCTCTCTCAAACTGTTGTCAGTTGTCAAATATCTAATCTAAAATAGGTTCCACCATCGGAAATTTGGCTGAAAATTGTCcccttaatttatatataaccATACTATCccaatcatttatatttttccaaagttaaaaaatccactatatgaaaaattagcatttaagaaaagaaatcatttgttttctaaataaattaagtacTAATAACTTGTATattgttttatcatttcttaaaattttgtccaaatttaaaaataacctCTTACTTTAATTTGAGCCCCTTCttaattatattacattttgattttttaaataaaactaagaattatttaaaaattttaaaattttgtccaaACCTccaggaaccggtcgaccgaacATGATCGACCGGTCTATATCCGGACGAGGGTGCCAAAATGCAccctctctcatccagtagctcGTCCAAACCTccaggaaccggtcgaccgaacATGATCGACCGGTCTATCTCCGGACGAGGGTGCCAAAATGCAccctctctcatccagtagctcGTCCAAACCTCCAGGAACCGGTCGACCTAAACTGATCGACCGGTCTATATCCGGACGAGGGTGCCAAAAtgcactctctctcatccagtagggTGTGCGCGACCGGCTGAAGAAAGGTTCGACCGGTTGACCAATGGCTGAAGGACAATATCGACCGGTCGAGCTCCTAATGCTTTCCGATCCACGGGTCCATCTAGACCAGTTCATGGGATGGCCATATATACACCTGCATTGTACTGTATAAATTGTAAACGATATGTACGAGATTGTTGATGAAAAGGTTTGTTATAGGTTGTAATGCCGGTGCCTTTTATTAGATGTTTTGAGATAGTGAGGGAAAATGCGACTTCATCACAACcttcaataaatatataaggCATAAAATTGGCAATACAATGTCAGGAGTTGGTTTTTCCTGTATAATGTACAATCATCTTTAATTCGCCCTATTTACTTACAATGCATTGACAAGCaacttaagtaaaaaaacaatcaaattctGACTAATCCCATAATCCCAGTGTTCATTTCCGCATATGTCCACCATAAATTACATACAAATGTGCTAATTTTATACACTTTTATCACAAATTACAATCCCCTTTAATCTCTCCGGACACGGTCTCGGTGTGCATTTTGTGCTGAGAACAACATACTCCCCATGATCTTCAACCTGTAATGTTTCAATTTCCCCTGCGTTCATTCACGTTGATAGCAACAAATcagcaaattaattaattaggtttTTCTAACTATTTTAACATTAATGAGATAGTCATAGATAATTCCTCCTACGTACCACATCGATTGATTTGGAGAACCCCCCCATTGACCACAATTCCATGAATTTCATTACAAAAACTCCGCAATCGTGCCTACGTcaatataattaccaaaacgttAATAAGTGTGGAATTATAAATAAGAGATGAACTTCAAATAAATTGCAATCTTAAACAATATCCCGGACTGCAAGGTCAACACTCACTCATTAGTTTGGAGGGGTACATCAGGTGTTATGAAATTGAATGTCCTCAAATCATAAGGTGATACCTCTTTTTTGTGGGCAGCCAACCACAGGACAACCTTGGCCTGAAACATTTATTAACGcaacaattgaaattttaagGGGAAGACATACCTATCAAATTATAACTTGTTGCTTGTTACTTTACCAGATTTTGTTGGACTCCACTCAACATTGTCTTCTTTCTACCAGGACGAGAATCTAGCAGTTGGATTCTCCTGTTTTCTAGGTCATATACATACAATGTCCAATGGTTCTTTATGAGGACCGGTAAGAAGACCTGCACCAATAGACTGCCATTAAACATACATCTAAATATTGTACATTCatgcaataaaaatacaaatccaAGCATTAAACATATGAATCCACCTCGTTAACATTGACATATGGAATATCAATCTGATACAGATGTGGTTCAAAGCGTCCAATAACTGCCTCCCTAACTAGGTTTTTTGCCTGGGAGTGGATTACCATTTCCTGCATGTTAGAAACGGGATAATATCAGGTTTCTCATTGTAGGTGATGCCtggttcaagaaaaaaaataaagataagcAAGGATTTAGTGGAATAGTCAACATTACAGCTATGTAGGGGGATAGAAAAAGTTTCGACTTCGGTTCATGTTGATACTGCAACAATCTACAGTAGGCATCGACGACCTGATTTCGTATATCATAAAAGTGTAAGCAACAAATTAATTTAGAACcacactttcattttcaaacttaaaataatGCATAAAGAGGGATAAGAAATGATATGCACGTCGTTTCCTATCCACCCATTCCCTTGGAAGCAGCCCAAATTGCCTCTGGTTAGGATAGTGTCATGCATAGACACTAGTTCCTCACtgttacaaaaaaatagaatttagtttttgtgttttaaCTATCATACAATGAGAGGAGTGTCACTCAAGTATGTTACCTTGCATCCAAATCGTCTCCAAATACCAGTGCAGCTCCTTGTTTTAGGTCGATTTTGATGGCAGATTGTTTCGTTTGTGGTTGGGATATGTATGGGGACAACAGGTTTGGAGCCATGCGACGCACTCGACGTCTCCGGACATTTCTATTTGTGGGGACAACATTACCTTCTGGTTGTTCTTCACCATCTGCAATACGAGATTTAGAACTAGTCAGCAAAGGTATACATTATGATTGGGTACATGGGTTGTTAACCATATGGGTGTTTGCATAAATTTTATCACTTACCGCTTACTACATTAATGGGTACACTGGGCTGCAACTCATACTCAGGGGCGACAACGCGATCTGGTGTGTCTAGCACATGGTATGCAGCATGCGAAGCCATGTACTCATCACCGGGAAATGCATGGTCATCGGCCGTGGGAGTGCTGGCTGGTGCATAGCTAGAGTGACCACCCGCATCTGAATTTACCCCACTATGTCTGCGAGTCCCTAACTTATGCATAAGGCCACGCATTATTCTCAGCTGCTGCTGAATGCCCCTTTGATATTGGTCGATTGCTCGTTCTGCATCATGATATTGATGCCATATTTCCTATGACATGATATTGTTGTCAATCTTTGAGAACAGAATGTGACAACAACATATTTCTTTGTagttaagaagtaaaaataaagtacAATGACAATGAAATGAACATTtattaagtttttgaaaaattcacaGCTTACATCACTATTTTCAGCATCAACATTTGTGTCATGGTCCACATTAGTCTCTGGCTCCATAGTTCTCTCTACGGATGGAGATCTCTCGGACGCCTATAATTAGCACTGAAGATTAGTACTTAAATAATGAGTGTTATGCTAGTAATGGCAATATATTTATGCATGCATAACTTACAAAATCAATCTCAGCATGTCCGAATGCTCCAAACTCCTTTATCTCAGCGACTAGTCGTCGCTTAATCAAATCATCAGTCCATGCCAATGCTGGGGGCACTGTAATGGGGACTTGGACTGAAGGAATTTGGAATTTAATGACATAATGCAGCTGcaaaataaatagaaacatCAATAGGCAAATGTGAATATGTTTGCAATAAAATTAGATAACAAAATGGAAGACAAAGACTGAATAAGTTCACTACCTGAAGAAATAAAACGCAGCCATGTACCCAAGAAGTCTTAGATTGTTGGAATCGCCTAATTCCCTCAACCAGTTGGTCAAGCACAAACTGGGCCCAATTAACATCATTTCGGAATCCATCCTCATGGATGGTATGCCACAAGTTACGGCAACCATTGAGCCTAGACGTGGGGGCCAACAATGTGGCACATGCGTAGTAAATGAATGCTCTACGGAACTCCTCGCCTACAGGTAAGTCTAGGAGTTTCTCCTCGCATGCCCGAATAGTCCCAAATGGATGATCTGATGATGTGGAGGTCACCTGCAAGTTCCGTCCTTCTGTTGGGAGGCCTAAAATGAGGCCAACATCGGTGGCTGTAACAGGATAGTGTTTCTGGGCTGAGAACTCTATCCGTCTAAATCCAACATTGAAATGTTGGATTAGAAAGATACAGAGGTTGTGGCGCACCTCTGTGCAGTTTAAGTTTAAGAGACCTCCAAATTGGAGGTCTCTTATGGCTTGAATTTTTGCCTCTGGTAATCGGTTGCACAGTTTCTTAAATCTTGCAGCTGAGCATCGTGTAAACATTGATGTGCCCTGCATGCAATGTTAGAAAACATGGACATGTTAGGAATAGCAACATTCTTGCAGTTGGTAATgcaataaaataagtgaaaaagtaAAGCTGTCATTTCTCAAAGTTACAAAGATTTGTCTGCTTgtatttagaaataatatacAGCAGGGTAAGACATTAGATGGGGTTGGGTGCTACTAACAGTGAGATATCATGTAAGAGGGAggattgaaaatttatcaataaGGCTATATAGAATAGGCAATAACAGTCAAAATGTACAGAATAgactataaaagaaaaaaataaatatgagaatactacatgatatataaaagaaagaaatcaaatcaatttatgtaaataaattgaCTAATTATATTAGAGAAAGAAACCATCAACAAATCAATGAATAATCCTATTTAACCTGCTCCTTTTGATACTTCTGACATACAGAAAAGCTAGAGGAACTGCTAGAGCAAGCACTTTGCTACTGCCATTGAACATGGACAAGGTTTGGAATCCAAGTTTCTATTGAGAGTATTCCCACATGGTACTCACTATCAGTGAAGAATTGTACACTATCATTTGATACCACGAATCATGTGTTTGACCAAAGTTCA contains:
- the LOC132255233 gene encoding uncharacterized protein LOC132255233, which translates into the protein MPNDAVIILTMAGNGLDGSAASSLPLSGTSMFTRCSAARFKKLCNRLPEAKIQAIRDLQFGGLLNLNCTEVRHNLCIFLIQHFNVGFRRIEFSAQKHYPVTATDVGLILGLPTEGRNLQVTSTSSDHPFGTIRACEEKLLDLPVGEEFRRAFIYYACATLLAPTSRLNGCRNLWHTIHEDGFRNDVNWAQFVLDQLVEGIRRFQQSKTSWLHYVIKFQIPSVQVPITVPPALAWTDDLIKRRLVAEIKEFGAFGHAEIDFASERSPSVERTMEPETNVDHDTNVDAENSDEIWHQYHDAERAIDQYQRGIQQQLRIMRGLMHKLGTRRHSGVNSDAGGHSSYAPASTPTADDHAFPGDEYMASHAAYHVLDTPDRVVAPEYELQPSVPINVVSDGEEQPEGNVVPTNRNVRRRRVRRMAPNLLSPYISQPQTKQSAIKIDLKQGAALVFGDDLDASEELVSMHDTILTRGNLGCFQGNGWIGNDVVDAYCRLLQYQHEPKSKLFLSPYIAEMVIHSQAKNLVREAVIGRFEPHLYQIDIPYVNVNEVFLPVLIKNHWTLYVYDLENRRIQLLDSRPGRKKTMLSGVQQNLAKVVLWLAAHKKEVSPYDLRTFNFITPDVPLQTNEHDCGVFVMKFMELWSMGGFSKSIDVGKLKHYRLKIMGSMLFSAQNAHRDRVRRD